From one Amaranthus tricolor cultivar Red isolate AtriRed21 chromosome 17, ASM2621246v1, whole genome shotgun sequence genomic stretch:
- the LOC130803878 gene encoding nudix hydrolase 14, chloroplastic codes for MALKMTTTHLLSRTFFPLLPFSSNNLSLPLRTRYRSPFCFSISSMSSESSPPLTHTITLPGQPVEIVAAPGLTPSDFRNAIECSLFQQWLKNMQGENGALTDGVMSLNKVLIQGVDYFGKRVGFLKFKADIIDKELGKKVPGIVFSRGPAVAILILLESEGETYAILTEQVRIPTGRIVLELPAGMLDDDKGDFMGTAVREVEEETGIQLNKKDMVDLTAFLHPSIGGKVFPSPGGCDEELSVFLYRSQVGKDTIQQLQGKKTGLHEHGELIKVHVLPYAQLWRSTADAKVLMAIALYEMAKRDGLLSEV; via the exons ATGGCTTTAAAAATGACGACGACGCATTTACTTTCTAGAACCTTCTTTCCTCTCCTTCCCTTTTCTTCCAACAACCTTTCTCTTCCTCTTCGCACTCGCTACAGATCACCCTTTTGCTTCTCCATCTCTTCAATGTCCTCCGAGTCATCACCTCCACTCACTCATACCATCACCCTTCCGGGTCAACCTGTCGAAATCGTTGCGGCACCTGGTCTCACTCCTTCTGATTTCAG GAATGCCATAGAGTGCTCTTTATTTCAACAATGGCTGAAAAATATGCAGGGTGAAAATGGGGCACTCACTGATGGGGTCATGTCTTTGAATAAAGTCCTTATCCAG GGAGTGGATTACTTTGGCAAGCGTGTTGGTTTTCTCAAGTTTAAAGCAGATATCATTGATAAGGAATTAGGAAAAAAG GTTCCAGGGATTGTGTTTTCTCGAGGACCAGCTGTAGCCATCCTTATCCTTTTGGAGTCTGAGGGCGAGACTTATGCTATTCTTACTGAACAG GTTAGGATCCCTACTGGGCGAATCGTTTTGGAATTGCCTGCTGGAATGTTGGATGATGACAAAGGTGATTTCATGGGAACCGCAGTTCGTGAG GTTGAAGAGGAGACTGGTATACAGTTGAATAAAAAGGACATGGTTGACCTTACAGCCTTCTTGCATCCATCAATCGGAGGGAAAGTTTTCCCGTCACCG GGAGGGTGTGATGAGGAACTCAGCGTCTTTTTGTACCGAAGTCAGGTGGGTAAAGATACTATTCAGCAACTGCAGGGTAAGAAAACTGGGCTTCACGAGCACGGTGAGCTCATAAAAGTGCATGTACTTCCATACGCACAACTTTGGCGCTCCACAGCTGATGCCAAGGTTCTAATGGCAATTGCACTTTATGAAATGGCCAAAAGAGATGGACTGTTGTCGGAAGTTTAG
- the LOC130803880 gene encoding uncharacterized protein LOC130803880 — MASFRMTVVCFWNGSIRSTSNNVKYVGGKRKLFACNSYMDLNEFKHFICSRIGIDTTRSTVNLSFKYNLSGDLLAFPVEDEEAIDAMWEYSRSTPSPSLELYVEKVPLGNEDVNVVETNAFMNITSSAPSHTPFPTQETENSFIPSSSYPCNEPNQVQFQVSNDVTFNLQDTNEPWDDVNSESNEFVEAPSEDDVGVDEEALANDMTLGNIPTIVAPTPYALVPPLDEHFEDNSWRSWDCDTTYTDEEEFQKGMMFDNKDALLDAVRLYHIRRNVEYRTETSNQTLLTLKCKRGCGRRLRARKSSYSPSWEINL; from the coding sequence atggcttcatttcgtatgactgttgtatgcttttggaatggttcaattcgatcaactagtaataatgttaagtatgttgggggaaaacgtaaactgtttgcatgcaactcatacatggatttgaatgaatttaaacattttatatgctctaggattggcattgacactacaagaagtactgttaatttaagttttaaatacaatctgagtggagatttgttagcttttccggttgaggatgaggaggctatagatgcaatgtgggagtattcaaggtctacccctagtccttctttagagttatatgtagaaaaggtacccctagggaacgaAGATGTGAAcgttgtggaaacaaatgcatttatgaatataacttcttctgccccttctcatacgcccttccctacccaagaaaccgaAAATTCCTTTAttccatcttcctcttatccttgtaatgaacccaatcaagttcaatttcaagtctcaaatgatgTTACTTTTAACTtacaagatacaaatgagccttgggatgatgttaatagtgagagtaatgaattcgttgaagctccttctgaggacgatgtgggtgttgatgaggaggctctagctaatgacatgaccttaggaaacattccaacaatcgttgctcctacaccctatgcactggttccccctctagatgaacactttgaggacaactcttggaggtcttgggattgtgatacaacctacaccgacgaagaagagtttcaaaagggtatgatgtttgacaacaaggatgccttgttggacgctgttagattgtatcatattcgtaggaacgttgagtaccgaactgagacttcaaatcaaaccttGCTCacgttgaagtgtaagagagggtgtggtaggaggcttagggctaggaagagctcctattcaccgTCATGGGAGATTAACttataa